The Sporocytophaga myxococcoides genome contains a region encoding:
- a CDS encoding T9SS type A sorting domain-containing protein: MLKLSKKAVTLGLLLSLGIIGVKAQNSTVAAGGDGSGSGGTVSYSIGLTSFEAASGTSGSVSAGVQHAYVSVVSGLDHPEINLLAEVYPNPTANNVTLKVDGISTDHLSFVLLDITGNVLQQSSVINSTTTINLENLSNTTYLLKVFRKKHELKTFKIIKNS; this comes from the coding sequence ATGCTTAAATTATCAAAAAAGGCAGTAACATTAGGTCTATTGCTTAGCCTGGGAATCATTGGAGTAAAGGCTCAAAATAGCACTGTAGCCGCTGGCGGAGATGGCTCCGGTAGCGGGGGAACGGTAAGCTATTCTATTGGTCTGACAAGCTTTGAAGCTGCTTCAGGTACCTCGGGCTCTGTTTCTGCTGGCGTGCAACATGCATATGTTTCTGTAGTATCTGGCTTAGATCACCCGGAAATTAATTTATTGGCAGAAGTTTATCCTAATCCTACTGCAAACAATGTAACACTAAAGGTTGATGGAATAAGCACCGATCACCTGAGTTTTGTTCTGCTGGACATAACCGGCAATGTACTTCAACAAAGTTCTGTAATCAACAGCACGACAACCATTAATCTTGAAAACCTTTCCAATACTACTTATTTGTTAAAAGTTTTCAGAAAGAAACATGAACTAAAAACTTTTAAAATCATTAAAAATTCTTAA
- a CDS encoding collagen-like protein, producing the protein MKKYFYFIIITIIGLHVAYAQAPNLISYQAVVRNSSNELVSNTTVGIKISILQSSANGTEVYSEGHQTGSNGNGLVSIAIGGGEIISGSFAAIDWSKGPYFIKTEIDPAGGSDYTITSVSQLLSVPYALYAEKSGSNIPGPAGPQGPAGPQGVPGSQGPIGPQGITGPQGVAGPAGATGPQGPAGPQGPVGPIGATGPQGPAGVSVKTITGYVNPTNKIGTGYTLERLANQQYKVTWPAGSFPSLHFPAVFTYSGAVPLASWNANGDGSGDFVTRTNVGDTIWFTITEIK; encoded by the coding sequence ATGAAAAAATACTTTTACTTTATAATTATTACTATTATCGGTCTGCACGTAGCTTATGCGCAGGCCCCAAATCTAATAAGCTATCAGGCTGTGGTGAGAAACAGCAGTAATGAACTGGTATCTAATACTACAGTAGGTATAAAAATCAGTATTCTTCAATCATCTGCAAACGGAACAGAAGTCTATTCTGAAGGACATCAGACAGGAAGCAATGGCAATGGTCTGGTAAGTATAGCAATAGGTGGAGGAGAAATTATATCCGGAAGTTTTGCTGCAATAGACTGGTCTAAAGGGCCGTATTTTATAAAAACAGAAATTGATCCTGCAGGAGGATCTGATTATACAATTACAAGCGTTTCGCAATTACTAAGCGTACCTTATGCACTTTATGCCGAGAAATCCGGTAGTAACATTCCGGGACCGGCAGGTCCTCAGGGTCCGGCTGGTCCGCAAGGTGTACCAGGCTCTCAAGGTCCAATAGGCCCACAGGGAATTACTGGACCACAGGGAGTAGCAGGTCCTGCTGGAGCTACAGGCCCTCAAGGCCCGGCAGGTCCGCAAGGCCCGGTAGGCCCTATAGGAGCCACTGGCCCTCAGGGACCTGCAGGGGTGAGTGTTAAGACTATTACAGGTTATGTAAACCCAACAAATAAAATTGGAACAGGATACACACTTGAGCGACTGGCTAACCAGCAATATAAGGTTACCTGGCCTGCGGGATCATTCCCGAGTTTACATTTTCCAGCTGTTTTTACTTATAGCGGAGCAGTTCCTTTAGCAAGCTGGAATGCCAATGGTGATGGCTCAGGAGATTTTGTAACCAGAACCAATGTAGGAGATACGATCTGGTTTACTATAACTGAGATTAAATAA
- a CDS encoding outer membrane beta-barrel protein: MKFRFLLLLFFFFLSVHSYSQIKFEKGYFIDSENQKTECLIRDSDWRNNPLKFKYKLGEADEVKEADISSVTEFGIYERVKYVRANVKIDRSGEELSNLSNSRNPEFSEELLFLKVVDEGSATLYYYRDPKIFRLFYKVNDSAIEQLVYKEYYTADGLVATNAMFRQQLFINVNCKKSVSVASIENVRYTEKELAKYFQKYNECIGDSIFKLSKEKRDLFNLRITPGFSYSTFSLKDNFYKIDFDKKLAFRVGLQTEFVLPFYRKWSVIFEPTYQNFNSKGKNSSNDIGKIKYSFIEFPVGIRHYFFLNENLKLFVNGLFIINMNLKFNSSLVTGNEAMGYYSIKTLEAKDSFGLGAGIENKRISAEIRYYPHRSLTSSKTYTTNFSRLSLIIGFKVF, from the coding sequence ATGAAATTCAGATTTTTACTTCTTTTATTTTTCTTTTTCCTTTCAGTTCATTCATATAGCCAGATAAAATTTGAAAAGGGATATTTTATTGATTCTGAAAACCAAAAAACAGAATGTTTGATTAGGGATTCTGACTGGAGAAACAATCCTTTAAAATTTAAATACAAGCTAGGTGAAGCCGATGAAGTTAAAGAGGCTGATATCTCTTCTGTAACTGAATTTGGCATTTACGAAAGAGTAAAATATGTTCGTGCCAATGTAAAAATCGATAGGTCAGGTGAAGAGCTGAGTAATTTAAGTAATAGCAGAAATCCGGAGTTTTCAGAAGAACTACTATTTTTAAAGGTAGTAGACGAAGGCTCTGCAACGCTATATTATTACAGAGATCCTAAGATTTTCAGGCTGTTTTACAAAGTGAATGATTCAGCTATTGAGCAATTGGTTTACAAAGAATATTATACTGCAGATGGCTTAGTTGCTACCAATGCAATGTTTCGTCAGCAACTGTTTATAAATGTTAATTGCAAAAAGAGTGTGTCGGTTGCTTCAATCGAAAATGTTCGCTATACAGAGAAGGAACTTGCAAAATATTTTCAGAAATATAATGAATGCATAGGAGACTCTATCTTCAAGCTGAGCAAAGAAAAAAGAGATTTGTTTAATTTAAGAATTACCCCGGGTTTTAGTTATTCCACCTTCAGCTTAAAGGATAATTTTTACAAAATCGACTTCGATAAAAAGCTGGCTTTCAGAGTAGGTTTACAGACAGAGTTTGTGTTGCCATTTTACAGGAAGTGGAGTGTGATTTTTGAACCCACCTATCAGAATTTCAATTCCAAAGGAAAAAACAGTTCTAATGACATAGGGAAAATTAAATATTCATTTATAGAGTTTCCTGTTGGTATTCGTCATTACTTCTTTTTAAATGAAAACCTAAAGCTTTTTGTAAACGGGTTGTTTATAATAAATATGAATTTGAAATTTAATTCGTCTCTGGTAACAGGAAATGAAGCTATGGGTTACTATAGCATTAAGACCCTTGAAGCTAAAGATAGTTTTGGTTTGGGGGCTGGAATTGAGAACAAAAGGATCAGCGCTGAAATCAGGTACTATCCCCATAGAAGTCTTACAAGTTCGAAAACATACACAACAAATTTTTCAAGGCTATCGCTAATAATTGGGTTTAAAGTATTTTAA
- a CDS encoding LamG-like jellyroll fold domain-containing protein, translated as MKIIDYALQSTTVANPDGTMPATVVNCSTLQGPGNIATGNFPNALDLGSNGRIQVQLNPTVITTNKFFVRVVFKVDSAVVVRQNLIESNCLPFSMFIDKGTGNSDFKVAVSVDPKAHGWSGTTSEFFTDLKLGQWYTADLVYDTDTVALFIDGVILSVHAYPSGLIEKFSGNQLYIGTWVNGSSYHFNGKIAAVQLFTDEIPVAIEQQLDERRSHPEWFITFKLESIKSTMNFGNPHGKWQYDGATMSYSQMYDAGLIMYNESVGVAFEMHGAIFQYYKNLANKSELGYLVSDEINTAKAGGRKNLFSKGGIYWGPETGAAHVSGQLYIDYELFNESALIGWPISPAVALNNGKEQVFQGGRMYFKNSTAKAFEVHGAILNKFLATGGINKWGYPVSNESDVKNNNQVIGKFSEFESCTIYWSSTTGAFEVHGDIRNKYKSVNGPIGQLGFPTSDEADIPGASGGARHNTFQNGSILWFGSSSNMFVCLPFTIFLGRVDTKESEGAFMGQNDLYMKATLQDNGNLIYNQRFPSSGDFDGKNIVDVNTHSSVIVPNSPNRIIKFTLDVWESDGGAPFGGDDDHLGIFSKTLSMANAWGLAENNGIFKTGPFGMVNSVTWSVQPKVDPNTLTPIQKWWGVKNRGTALISYDEYASAFRDVDSDPEDWDLTDWLEKAFYELVIDSLASSGNCFGMSLEAIYASKFRSLFSMPLDRFNKWETVEREFNIKHQYQVGAAGIWWFVGQVLSGNTHNPVDVFNETRKEFLRGCDPVVCIAQNYDFSGKPHCILPVGWDSSSKPWKISILDPNFPGELRTLFVDPDKNEFSYDGGNKYKGGAWEGGRFHYMPYSVTNERPRTPIWDAIALLLTGTIIFVGSDTETTNLVDDNGIDLNAYGSNSINLLKQNKSLYNQFVSIKGVAAKLNPASNIGKINIDLSSLSSRRGSIASEMFMRSVKDSQFDLVKNPNLGRLSDVMLSNLTLADVMSDKKLAQNLSALSGNSALYNSMRDRKLSYIVSDKKLMSKLDPTLSASLASLASSSNSKNFKHDLRGINNGNLFYAIKDKLNEFSVQSTIKSGEINSFESKNLGTNSSVVKMVSAENKTVKLEINNKLGVGKDNLKIVIDKIPASAGKDLNLNIKPGLAGLDLITAAERVQASVSIQAVISGKTYQQKFGVDIEGGIRIRPSTVLTNNELKIGKIDTLFGQMINSKMVKGN; from the coding sequence ATGAAAATCATTGATTATGCTTTGCAAAGCACAACAGTTGCCAATCCAGACGGCACAATGCCAGCCACGGTAGTAAATTGTTCTACGCTACAAGGACCTGGTAACATTGCTACAGGAAATTTTCCAAACGCTTTGGACCTTGGTTCCAATGGAAGAATTCAGGTTCAGTTAAATCCTACAGTAATCACCACAAATAAGTTTTTTGTAAGAGTTGTTTTTAAAGTTGATAGCGCTGTGGTTGTGAGACAAAATCTTATTGAGTCCAATTGTCTGCCATTTTCTATGTTTATTGATAAAGGAACTGGGAATTCAGATTTTAAAGTGGCAGTTTCTGTAGATCCTAAAGCACATGGATGGTCAGGAACAACCAGTGAGTTTTTTACTGATTTAAAACTGGGACAATGGTATACTGCAGACCTGGTTTATGATACTGATACAGTAGCTTTGTTTATTGATGGAGTTATATTATCAGTTCATGCCTATCCATCTGGTTTAATTGAAAAGTTTTCTGGAAATCAATTGTACATAGGTACTTGGGTAAATGGTTCAAGTTATCATTTCAATGGAAAGATAGCAGCTGTTCAGCTTTTTACTGATGAAATCCCTGTAGCAATTGAGCAGCAATTAGACGAGCGTCGCAGCCATCCAGAATGGTTTATTACTTTCAAGCTGGAATCTATTAAAAGTACCATGAATTTTGGAAATCCACATGGTAAGTGGCAGTATGATGGTGCAACTATGTCTTACAGCCAAATGTATGATGCAGGGCTTATTATGTACAATGAAAGTGTAGGAGTTGCTTTTGAAATGCATGGAGCGATATTTCAATATTATAAAAATCTTGCAAACAAATCAGAACTTGGTTATCTGGTAAGTGATGAAATCAATACGGCAAAAGCCGGGGGTAGAAAGAACCTGTTCAGCAAAGGTGGTATTTACTGGGGGCCTGAAACTGGAGCAGCTCATGTTTCAGGACAATTGTATATTGATTATGAACTTTTCAATGAGTCTGCATTAATTGGATGGCCAATTAGCCCTGCTGTCGCATTAAATAATGGAAAAGAGCAAGTCTTTCAAGGTGGAAGAATGTATTTTAAGAATAGTACAGCAAAGGCCTTCGAAGTACATGGAGCAATTCTTAATAAATTTCTTGCAACAGGAGGTATAAACAAATGGGGATATCCTGTAAGCAATGAATCAGATGTAAAAAACAACAACCAGGTAATTGGAAAATTCAGTGAATTTGAAAGTTGCACAATATACTGGAGCAGTACTACTGGCGCATTTGAAGTACATGGAGATATCCGGAATAAATACAAATCAGTGAATGGACCGATTGGTCAACTTGGTTTTCCAACTTCTGATGAAGCTGATATTCCGGGTGCATCAGGAGGTGCTCGCCATAATACTTTTCAGAATGGAAGCATCCTTTGGTTTGGAAGCTCGAGCAATATGTTTGTTTGTTTGCCATTTACCATTTTCCTAGGACGTGTGGATACTAAAGAATCTGAAGGAGCATTTATGGGGCAGAATGATTTATACATGAAGGCTACTTTACAGGATAATGGAAATTTGATATATAATCAGCGGTTTCCAAGTTCAGGTGATTTTGATGGTAAAAATATAGTTGATGTTAATACTCATAGTTCTGTCATAGTTCCTAACAGTCCTAACAGAATTATTAAGTTCACTTTAGATGTTTGGGAAAGTGATGGTGGTGCTCCTTTCGGAGGTGATGACGATCATTTAGGTATATTTTCTAAAACCTTGTCTATGGCCAATGCATGGGGATTGGCTGAAAATAACGGAATTTTCAAAACTGGACCTTTTGGTATGGTTAATTCCGTCACCTGGTCAGTTCAACCCAAAGTTGATCCTAATACTCTGACACCTATTCAAAAATGGTGGGGCGTAAAAAATAGGGGTACAGCTTTAATTAGTTATGATGAATATGCTTCTGCATTCAGGGACGTAGATAGCGATCCGGAAGACTGGGATTTGACAGATTGGCTTGAGAAAGCTTTTTACGAGTTGGTAATAGATAGTCTGGCAAGTAGTGGTAATTGTTTTGGTATGTCTTTAGAAGCAATCTACGCATCTAAATTCAGAAGTCTGTTCAGCATGCCTTTGGATCGCTTCAATAAATGGGAAACTGTAGAAAGAGAATTCAATATTAAACATCAGTATCAGGTGGGGGCTGCAGGCATCTGGTGGTTTGTAGGACAAGTGCTTTCAGGCAATACACATAATCCAGTTGACGTTTTCAATGAAACCAGAAAAGAATTTTTACGTGGATGTGATCCTGTTGTATGCATTGCTCAAAACTATGATTTCAGTGGTAAGCCACACTGTATATTGCCAGTTGGATGGGATAGTAGCAGTAAGCCATGGAAAATAAGTATTTTAGATCCTAATTTTCCTGGTGAATTAAGAACATTGTTTGTTGATCCGGATAAAAACGAGTTTAGTTATGATGGCGGAAATAAATACAAAGGTGGAGCATGGGAAGGAGGTCGTTTTCACTATATGCCATATTCTGTTACAAATGAAAGGCCAAGAACTCCTATCTGGGATGCAATTGCATTACTACTAACAGGAACAATAATTTTTGTTGGTTCAGATACTGAAACCACCAATCTTGTGGATGATAACGGAATCGATCTTAATGCATACGGAAGCAATAGTATAAACCTGTTAAAACAGAATAAGTCACTATATAATCAATTTGTATCTATTAAGGGAGTAGCTGCAAAACTAAATCCAGCATCGAACATAGGGAAAATTAATATTGATTTATCATCCTTGTCATCTAGAAGAGGTAGTATAGCTTCAGAGATGTTCATGCGTTCAGTAAAAGATTCTCAGTTTGACTTAGTAAAGAATCCTAACCTTGGAAGGTTATCCGATGTGATGTTATCTAACCTTACTTTAGCAGACGTTATGTCTGATAAGAAGTTGGCCCAAAACCTTTCTGCACTATCAGGTAATTCTGCTCTATATAATAGCATGCGCGACAGAAAACTGAGTTATATCGTTAGTGACAAGAAGCTGATGAGTAAACTTGATCCAACTTTATCCGCATCACTTGCTTCTCTTGCAAGCTCGTCTAATTCAAAGAATTTTAAGCATGATCTTCGTGGTATCAATAACGGAAATCTGTTTTATGCAATAAAGGACAAACTAAATGAATTTAGTGTGCAGTCCACAATTAAATCAGGAGAAATTAATTCTTTTGAATCAAAGAATCTCGGCACCAATTCATCAGTTGTTAAAATGGTAAGCGCTGAAAATAAAACAGTAAAATTGGAGATCAATAATAAGTTAGGCGTAGGGAAAGACAATTTAAAAATAGTGATTGACAAGATTCCTGCTTCAGCTGGAAAAGATTTAAACCTTAATATTAAACCTGGACTTGCAGGACTTGATCTCATCACTGCGGCTGAAAGAGTGCAGGCATCGGTATCCATTCAGGCTGTTATTTCAGGAAAAACATATCAACAGAAATTTGGAGTGGACATCGAAGGTGGTATTCGTATTCGTCCTTCTACTGTACTTACCAATAATGAATTGAAGATCGGAAAGATTGATACATTATTTGGGCAGATGATAAATTCAAAAATGGTTAAAGGTAACTAA
- a CDS encoding VOC family protein, with the protein MKSVEIIMVPVKDRQKAKAFYLNLGFEIIVEAPDAHGNEWIQMGIPGSDTTIALSGFHGIIIETDNIKSKIKELESKGIEVGRIDETPWGKFAWLKDLDGNSLCLHEQ; encoded by the coding sequence ATGAAATCAGTTGAAATTATTATGGTTCCTGTTAAAGACAGGCAAAAAGCTAAAGCGTTTTATCTGAACCTTGGCTTTGAAATAATTGTAGAAGCTCCGGATGCTCATGGTAATGAATGGATACAGATGGGAATTCCGGGTAGTGATACTACTATTGCTCTTTCAGGTTTTCATGGAATCATTATTGAAACGGATAATATAAAAAGTAAAATCAAAGAACTTGAAAGCAAAGGCATAGAAGTCGGCAGGATTGATGAAACTCCCTGGGGTAAGTTTGCATGGCTGAAAGATCTGGATGGAAACAGCTTATGTCTTCATGAGCAATAA
- a CDS encoding SRPBCC domain-containing protein, producing MHTNHQSKYQTIIKAPIEKVWNALTNPEIVKQYFFGSNQETDWAVGSPILWTGEYEGTTYVDKGVVLEFLPNKKLSFSYLSSWSGLEDKPENYLLVSYEVNKTENGTELTITQSNYDEEKAKHSEENWGVVIDGLKKLVE from the coding sequence ATGCATACAAATCATCAATCAAAATATCAGACAATTATCAAAGCACCAATTGAAAAAGTTTGGAATGCTTTAACAAATCCTGAAATCGTAAAGCAATATTTCTTCGGCTCAAATCAGGAAACGGATTGGGCTGTAGGAAGCCCAATTTTATGGACTGGCGAATACGAAGGAACAACTTATGTGGACAAAGGTGTGGTATTAGAGTTTTTGCCTAATAAAAAACTTTCATTTAGCTATTTAAGCAGTTGGAGTGGGTTGGAGGATAAACCGGAAAATTATCTGTTGGTATCATACGAAGTAAATAAGACTGAAAACGGAACAGAACTTACCATTACACAATCCAACTATGACGAAGAAAAAGCAAAACATTCTGAAGAAAATTGGGGTGTAGTTATAGACGGGTTGAAGAAACTTGTAGAATAA
- a CDS encoding DUF2490 domain-containing protein, which translates to MKVKLVFLILSFCLIEAKAQGIIKDYNNIGWYGYFGDHKLSRKFGLHTEYQWRRTHFITAWQQSLARASVNYKITEDLSFALGYTFVETYPYGDYPSTKEPYPENRIYQDLKFKIPFWKFEFENRLRLEQRFIAKLTDSTGHKITGWDYRNRIRYQLKVEFAVKGNTIDAKEPYLTAYDEIFIRFGGNTGKNCFDQNRLFIGLGYKFTKDFKFEGGYFFQLSKHQNKEKNTGKYVYEYNKGFIVSLYYDIDFRKREGE; encoded by the coding sequence ATGAAAGTCAAACTTGTATTTTTAATATTATCCTTCTGCCTGATCGAAGCAAAGGCACAGGGCATCATTAAAGACTATAATAATATAGGCTGGTATGGTTATTTCGGTGATCATAAATTGAGCAGGAAATTTGGATTGCATACGGAATATCAATGGAGAAGAACACATTTTATCACAGCATGGCAACAATCTCTGGCCAGGGCAAGTGTTAACTATAAGATAACCGAAGACCTTTCTTTCGCCCTGGGATATACCTTTGTAGAGACTTATCCATACGGTGATTATCCGAGCACTAAAGAACCTTATCCAGAAAACAGGATCTATCAAGATCTGAAATTTAAAATTCCATTTTGGAAATTTGAATTTGAAAATCGATTAAGATTAGAGCAGCGGTTTATTGCAAAGCTTACAGATAGTACTGGTCATAAAATTACCGGGTGGGATTATAGGAATAGAATCAGATATCAGTTAAAAGTTGAATTTGCAGTTAAGGGAAATACCATAGATGCCAAAGAGCCATACCTGACAGCTTATGATGAAATTTTTATCCGGTTTGGCGGTAATACAGGTAAAAACTGCTTTGATCAGAACAGGTTATTTATTGGTCTCGGTTACAAATTCACGAAAGATTTCAAATTTGAAGGAGGTTATTTCTTTCAACTATCAAAGCATCAAAATAAAGAAAAGAACACGGGAAAATACGTTTATGAATACAATAAAGGATTTATTGTTTCTTTGTATTATGATATAGATTTCAGGAAAAGGGAAGGGGAATAG
- a CDS encoding ABC transporter substrate-binding protein: MKYQNEKEELDSLYALAKEEQRNSDKKFLVWAGGDSPNQQDQLYHQFKNRFPEIDIEIIVDLSKYHDIKIYEQLNDGYLEPDVTMLQTLNDFENWKKMEVLEPFKPEGFKHIREGYSDPDGHFIAAFIFAFLPQYAKEGVGFVPGNYKDFLNPVFKDKLVMTPPHDDDAVLYVFDKIIQKYGVKFLYELKKQNPVFVRGTAAPAALVGQEGFLGNIVGYPAYPDQPSLSFIPKDEFFISWPQRAAMFKLTKNKASARLFLAYVASFEYQNSRGFWSTRTDVTEMGGLEPLQNYKNTDPLGFIEWMRDREHIHELRSLFTEIFGEVKGESPLKDQSLLRVYYNTL, from the coding sequence ATGAAGTATCAGAATGAAAAAGAGGAGTTAGATTCACTTTATGCTTTAGCTAAAGAGGAACAAAGGAACAGTGACAAAAAGTTTCTGGTGTGGGCAGGGGGAGACTCACCGAACCAACAAGATCAATTGTACCATCAGTTCAAAAATAGATTTCCGGAAATTGATATTGAGATTATAGTCGACTTATCTAAATACCATGATATAAAAATCTATGAACAATTGAATGATGGCTATTTAGAGCCAGATGTAACAATGCTTCAGACATTGAACGATTTTGAAAACTGGAAAAAAATGGAAGTTTTAGAGCCGTTCAAACCTGAAGGATTCAAGCACATTAGAGAGGGCTATTCTGATCCTGACGGACATTTTATTGCCGCATTTATATTTGCATTTTTACCTCAATATGCGAAAGAAGGTGTGGGTTTTGTTCCCGGCAACTATAAAGACTTTCTGAATCCGGTCTTTAAAGACAAGTTGGTGATGACTCCTCCTCACGATGATGATGCAGTGCTTTATGTTTTTGATAAGATCATCCAGAAATACGGAGTAAAATTTCTGTATGAATTAAAAAAGCAAAATCCTGTTTTTGTGCGAGGCACTGCAGCTCCGGCAGCGCTGGTAGGGCAAGAGGGATTTTTAGGAAATATAGTAGGTTATCCTGCTTATCCTGATCAACCTTCGCTATCGTTTATTCCTAAAGATGAATTTTTCATATCCTGGCCTCAAAGAGCAGCAATGTTTAAGCTGACAAAAAACAAAGCATCAGCCAGATTATTTTTAGCTTATGTTGCAAGTTTTGAGTATCAAAATTCAAGAGGATTTTGGTCAACCCGTACGGATGTAACGGAAATGGGAGGGTTAGAACCTCTGCAGAATTATAAAAATACCGACCCTCTCGGCTTTATTGAATGGATGAGAGACAGGGAACATATTCATGAGTTGCGCTCATTATTCACCGAAATATTCGGAGAGGTAAAAGGCGAATCACCTTTGAAGGACCAAAGTTTATTGAGAGTGTATTATAATACTTTGTAA